From a single Paraburkholderia sp. FT54 genomic region:
- the mdcE gene encoding biotin-independent malonate decarboxylase subunit gamma has product MSDTQLSRGARWFQALAGASTSPAPVLSGEAPLGGETAHFFSVVPDPANRFPRATDNVVGLEQGWRLARAVRDAIARDEASGTCRPIVAIVDVKSQAYGYREEMLGIHLACAAAVDAYAAARDAGHPVVALIVGPAMSGAFLAHGYQANRIIALDAPGTMVHAMGKEAAARVTRRTVEELDALGETIVPMSYSMASFAKLGLLDQLIDGVDADAPDAAQIERVRQVLTAQIRGVRDDGRRNLAHRLESAAAQKNRAASIEVRRRLAEQWDAV; this is encoded by the coding sequence ATGAGCGACACACAACTTAGCCGCGGCGCGCGCTGGTTCCAGGCGCTGGCCGGCGCATCCACCAGCCCGGCGCCGGTGTTGAGCGGCGAGGCGCCGCTGGGCGGCGAGACCGCGCACTTCTTCTCGGTCGTGCCCGACCCCGCCAATCGCTTTCCGCGTGCGACCGATAACGTAGTCGGCCTCGAACAGGGCTGGCGGCTCGCGCGCGCCGTGCGCGACGCGATTGCGCGGGACGAAGCGAGCGGCACGTGCCGCCCGATCGTCGCGATCGTCGACGTGAAAAGCCAGGCGTACGGCTATCGCGAGGAGATGCTCGGCATTCACCTCGCCTGCGCCGCGGCCGTGGACGCCTATGCCGCCGCGCGCGACGCGGGCCATCCGGTGGTCGCGCTGATCGTCGGACCGGCCATGTCGGGCGCGTTTCTCGCGCACGGCTATCAGGCCAACCGTATCATCGCGCTCGACGCGCCCGGCACCATGGTTCACGCGATGGGCAAGGAAGCCGCCGCGCGCGTCACGCGCCGCACGGTCGAAGAACTCGACGCGCTCGGCGAAACCATCGTGCCGATGTCGTACTCGATGGCGTCATTCGCGAAACTCGGCCTGCTCGACCAGTTGATCGACGGCGTGGATGCCGATGCGCCGGACGCCGCGCAGATCGAGCGCGTGCGTCAGGTGTTGACCGCGCAGATTCGCGGCGTGCGCGACGATGGCCGCCGCAACCTCGCGCATCGGCTGGAATCGGCGGCGGCGCAGAAGAATCGCGCGGCGTCGATCGAAGTGCGCCGGCGCCTCGCCGAACAATGGGATGCCGTGTGA
- a CDS encoding malonate decarboxylase holo-ACP synthase: MQVCAAPPFAIEHAAPGDARWRPHDLLRLQRLQAFDNEPSWVREAFGRVPFAVVRRALAADGFVAIGVRGVGRSQRYGTWASSADVVSAVSPEALAFSCTSLAARNALPAFAALAALQDDVTGPLSAFVWGPTGGAGFELATQVPTVTASSDLDLLIRTHDKPLARNLATGLLDHLQALAQRVGVRVDAQLDTPAGGVALAEWAAGKPRVLARHARGPQLIADPWAATARGVDA, encoded by the coding sequence ATGCAGGTGTGTGCCGCGCCGCCGTTTGCAATCGAGCACGCAGCGCCGGGCGATGCGCGATGGCGGCCGCACGACTTGCTGCGTCTGCAACGCTTGCAGGCGTTCGACAATGAACCGTCCTGGGTGCGTGAGGCTTTTGGGCGCGTGCCGTTTGCGGTGGTCAGACGCGCGCTGGCCGCCGATGGATTTGTCGCGATCGGCGTGCGCGGTGTCGGGCGGTCGCAGCGCTACGGTACGTGGGCATCTTCCGCGGATGTGGTGAGCGCCGTGTCGCCGGAAGCGCTCGCTTTTTCATGCACGTCACTGGCCGCGCGCAACGCATTGCCGGCTTTCGCCGCGCTTGCCGCATTGCAGGACGACGTGACCGGCCCTTTGAGTGCATTCGTTTGGGGACCGACGGGCGGCGCCGGTTTCGAGCTGGCGACACAAGTGCCGACAGTGACTGCATCGAGCGATCTCGACCTGCTCATCCGAACGCATGACAAGCCGCTCGCGCGAAACCTCGCGACCGGATTGCTGGACCATCTGCAGGCGCTCGCGCAACGCGTCGGCGTTCGCGTCGACGCGCAACTCGACACGCCCGCTGGCGGCGTCGCGCTGGCCGAATGGGCAGCGGGCAAGCCGCGCGTGCTGGCACGCCACGCACGTGGCCCGCAGCTAATTGCCGATCCCTGGGCCGCCACGGCTCGCGGCGTCGACGCCTGA
- a CDS encoding malonic semialdehyde reductase, translating to MILSDQALDQLFREARTHNGWQQKPVDDAVLKQLIELVLLGPTSANSSPGRFVFVRTREGKEKLRPALSAGNLEKTMAAPVTAIVGMDMAFYEHLPKLFPHADARSWFAGNDKAIADTAFRNSTLQGGYLILAARALGLDTGAMSGFDAAKVDEAFFAGTTVKSNFLINLGYGDPSKLFPRSPRFAFDEAARIV from the coding sequence ATGATCCTTTCCGACCAGGCGCTCGATCAGCTTTTCCGCGAAGCGCGCACGCATAACGGCTGGCAGCAAAAACCGGTCGACGACGCCGTGCTCAAGCAACTCATCGAACTCGTGCTGCTCGGCCCGACCTCGGCGAATTCGAGCCCGGGCCGCTTCGTGTTCGTCAGAACGCGGGAGGGCAAGGAGAAACTGCGCCCGGCCTTGTCGGCCGGCAATCTGGAGAAGACGATGGCGGCGCCGGTCACGGCGATCGTCGGGATGGACATGGCGTTTTATGAGCACTTGCCAAAGCTGTTTCCGCACGCCGACGCGCGCAGCTGGTTTGCCGGCAACGACAAGGCGATCGCCGACACCGCATTTCGTAATTCAACGCTGCAAGGCGGTTATCTGATTCTCGCCGCGCGCGCGCTCGGTCTGGACACGGGAGCGATGTCGGGTTTCGACGCCGCCAAGGTCGACGAAGCTTTCTTCGCTGGCACGACCGTGAAGTCGAACTTCCTGATCAATCTGGGCTATGGAGACCCGTCGAAGCTGTTTCCGCGCAGCCCGCGCTTTGCCTTCGACGAAGCCGCGCGGATCGTCTGA
- a CDS encoding sugar ABC transporter ATP-binding protein: MTHSASKPNRPTGDTGDAQATTGIAGAAATRADGAANAVEPILATAGVSKTFPGVKALQRVDFRLFPGEIHTLMGQNGAGKSTLINVLTGVLAPDAGTIRLGGEVVAFASPQEAEAAGVRTLYQEVNLCPNLSVAENIFAGRQPRRFGAIDWPDIKRRAQAALARLDVMLDVTRSLDAYPIAVQQMVAIARALSVDARVLILDEPTSSLDDSEVAQLFKILRHLKQSGIAILFVTHFIEQTYAISDRITVMRNGEREGEYLARDLPADQLVSKMVGHERMSARLREAAHEGHDAHEGPQAAQAVQPFIELRGVGRSGTMQPIDLDVQPGQILGLAGLLGSGRTETARLLFGADRADSGTILVEGRPVRLRSPRDAVRHGIGYCAEDRKKEGIVAELSIRENILLALQARRGWWRKINRQRARDLADLWIERLGIKASDAEQPIGLLSGGNQQKALLARWLATDPKLLILDEPTRGIDVAAKFDIMDRLLALCASGLSILFISSEISEVLRVSHRVAVLRDRRKIAEVAGTASNEDNIYRLIAGSGE, from the coding sequence ATGACACATTCCGCTTCCAAACCGAATCGGCCAACTGGCGACACCGGCGACGCCCAAGCCACCACCGGCATCGCCGGCGCCGCCGCAACCCGTGCCGACGGCGCCGCGAACGCCGTCGAACCGATTCTCGCCACCGCCGGCGTCAGCAAGACATTCCCCGGCGTGAAGGCGCTGCAGCGGGTCGATTTCCGCCTGTTCCCCGGCGAGATTCACACGCTGATGGGGCAGAACGGCGCGGGCAAATCCACTTTGATCAACGTGCTCACCGGCGTGCTCGCGCCCGACGCCGGCACGATCCGCCTCGGTGGCGAGGTGGTGGCGTTCGCCTCGCCGCAGGAAGCCGAAGCGGCCGGCGTGCGCACGCTGTATCAGGAAGTGAACCTGTGCCCGAACCTCTCCGTGGCGGAGAACATTTTCGCGGGCCGCCAGCCGAGGCGCTTCGGTGCGATCGACTGGCCCGACATCAAGCGGCGGGCGCAAGCCGCACTGGCGCGCCTCGACGTGATGCTCGACGTCACCCGCTCGCTTGACGCCTATCCGATCGCCGTGCAGCAGATGGTGGCCATTGCAAGGGCGCTCTCAGTCGACGCGCGCGTGCTGATCCTCGACGAACCGACCTCGAGCCTCGACGACAGCGAAGTCGCCCAGCTCTTCAAAATACTTCGCCATCTTAAACAATCGGGCATCGCGATTCTGTTCGTCACGCATTTCATCGAGCAGACGTATGCCATTTCCGATCGCATTACGGTAATGCGCAACGGCGAGCGCGAAGGCGAATATCTCGCGCGCGATCTGCCGGCCGATCAGCTGGTGTCGAAGATGGTCGGTCACGAACGCATGAGCGCGCGTTTGCGCGAAGCCGCACATGAAGGGCACGACGCCCATGAAGGGCCGCAAGCCGCGCAGGCGGTCCAGCCGTTCATCGAGCTGCGCGGCGTCGGACGGAGCGGCACGATGCAGCCGATCGACCTCGACGTGCAGCCGGGCCAGATCCTCGGCCTTGCCGGTTTGCTCGGCTCGGGCCGCACGGAAACAGCGCGGCTGCTGTTCGGAGCCGACCGTGCCGACAGCGGCACGATCCTGGTGGAAGGCCGGCCCGTGCGGCTGCGTTCGCCGCGCGACGCGGTACGCCACGGCATCGGCTATTGCGCGGAAGACCGCAAGAAAGAGGGCATCGTTGCCGAACTATCGATCCGCGAGAACATCCTGCTGGCGTTGCAGGCGCGGCGCGGCTGGTGGCGCAAGATCAACCGGCAACGCGCGCGTGACCTGGCCGATCTGTGGATCGAGCGGCTCGGCATCAAGGCCTCGGATGCGGAACAGCCGATCGGCCTGCTGTCCGGCGGCAATCAGCAGAAAGCGCTGCTGGCGCGCTGGCTCGCCACCGATCCCAAGCTGCTGATACTCGACGAACCCACGCGCGGCATCGACGTCGCGGCCAAGTTCGACATCATGGATCGCCTGCTGGCGCTGTGCGCGAGCGGCTTGAGCATCCTGTTCATTTCGTCGGAGATCAGCGAGGTGCTGCGCGTGAGCCATCGCGTGGCGGTATTGCGCGACCGCCGCAAAATCGCCGAAGTGGCCGGCACAGCGTCGAACGAAGACAACATTTATCGACTCATCGCGGGGAGCGGCGAATGA
- a CDS encoding alpha-ketoglutarate-dependent dioxygenase AlkB, with translation MTDLFADFSDALPTPDVDWYPDWLPPESAARALTQLIGEVEWRQDMMGTPAGRVPLPRLTAWQGEPDAVYVYSGIRNVPQPWTPSVAELKAAVESVCNAHFNSVLINRYRSGTDSMGWHADREPELGAQPVIASVSLGVARTFDLRHNKTGVVQSFSLKGGSLLVMKGNTQADWRHRVPKEPRVAGERINLTFRWVTPRAGVR, from the coding sequence ATGACGGATCTCTTTGCGGATTTTTCCGATGCTCTGCCGACCCCCGACGTCGACTGGTATCCCGATTGGCTACCGCCCGAATCAGCGGCGCGGGCCTTGACGCAACTCATCGGCGAAGTCGAATGGCGTCAGGACATGATGGGCACACCCGCCGGCCGCGTGCCGCTGCCGAGGCTGACCGCCTGGCAAGGCGAGCCCGACGCGGTATATGTCTACTCGGGTATTCGCAACGTGCCACAGCCGTGGACGCCATCCGTCGCCGAACTGAAGGCCGCCGTGGAGTCCGTTTGCAACGCGCATTTTAATAGCGTGCTGATCAACCGCTACCGCAGTGGCACTGACAGCATGGGCTGGCATGCGGATCGCGAGCCCGAGCTTGGCGCGCAGCCGGTGATCGCGTCGGTGAGCCTGGGCGTCGCACGCACGTTCGATCTGCGGCATAACAAGACCGGCGTCGTGCAGTCTTTTTCGCTGAAGGGCGGCAGCTTGCTGGTGATGAAGGGCAACACGCAGGCGGATTGGCGGCACCGGGTGCCGAAGGAGCCGCGCGTAGCGGGCGAGCGGATCAATCTGACGTTTCGCTGGGTGACGCCGCGCGCGGGTGTTCGTTGA
- a CDS encoding biotin-independent malonate decarboxylase subunit beta, which produces MNTVATAHPAPMLRESFIELPARERARSLLDAGTFRELLGPFDKIESPWLPLQGVVCQADDGCVIARGTIDGEPAVVAAIESAFQGGSIGEVSGSKIAAALELALRDCERGKIVRPVVLFETGGVRLQEANLGLAVIAEIQAAIVALRRHVPVVGVIAGMVGCFGGMSLAAALCSYLVVTKQGRLGMNGPEVIEQEAGIDELDASDRRRVWQLIGGEQRTATALADQLVDDDADAVRTAVRSAFEQGVPAAHRSEQVDTFLNRLARIDPANVTPETMRDVFNRHAPTESRKEQA; this is translated from the coding sequence ATGAATACGGTTGCGACCGCCCATCCCGCGCCCATGCTGCGCGAAAGTTTCATCGAACTGCCGGCGCGCGAGCGCGCCCGCTCGCTGCTGGACGCGGGCACCTTCCGCGAACTGCTCGGCCCATTCGACAAGATCGAGTCGCCGTGGCTGCCGTTGCAAGGCGTCGTCTGCCAGGCGGATGACGGCTGCGTGATCGCGCGCGGCACCATCGACGGCGAGCCCGCCGTGGTCGCCGCGATCGAGTCCGCGTTTCAGGGCGGCAGCATCGGCGAAGTGTCGGGCAGCAAGATCGCCGCGGCGCTCGAACTGGCCTTGCGCGACTGCGAACGCGGCAAGATCGTGCGCCCGGTCGTGCTGTTCGAAACCGGTGGGGTGCGGCTTCAGGAAGCCAACCTCGGCCTCGCGGTGATCGCGGAGATACAGGCCGCGATCGTCGCGTTGCGGCGGCATGTGCCGGTGGTCGGTGTGATCGCCGGCATGGTCGGCTGCTTCGGCGGCATGTCGCTCGCGGCCGCGTTGTGTTCGTATCTGGTCGTGACGAAGCAAGGGCGGCTCGGCATGAACGGCCCTGAAGTGATCGAACAGGAAGCCGGCATCGACGAACTCGACGCCAGCGATCGCCGCCGCGTGTGGCAACTGATCGGCGGCGAACAGCGCACGGCGACTGCGCTTGCCGATCAACTGGTCGACGACGATGCGGACGCGGTGCGCACCGCCGTGCGTTCCGCCTTCGAGCAAGGCGTGCCCGCCGCGCATCGCAGCGAACAGGTCGACACGTTCCTCAATCGGCTTGCGCGGATCGATCCCGCCAACGTCACGCCGGAAACCATGCGTGACGTGTTCAACCGTCACGCGCCAACCGAGTCGCGCAAGGAGCAAGCATGA
- a CDS encoding malonate decarboxylase subunit delta, whose protein sequence is MEHLTFDYPAQRAVTTRAHVGVVGSGDLEVLLSPADQASVLSAHVVVRTSVDGYSHIWKSVLDRFFTRYDGAAQIEINDFGATPGVVALRLAEAVEAAELGDDA, encoded by the coding sequence ATGGAACATCTGACCTTCGACTATCCGGCGCAACGCGCCGTCACGACCCGCGCGCATGTCGGCGTGGTGGGCTCGGGCGATCTGGAAGTGCTGCTCTCGCCCGCCGATCAGGCTAGCGTGCTGAGCGCGCACGTGGTCGTGCGCACCAGCGTCGACGGCTACAGCCACATCTGGAAAAGCGTGCTCGACCGCTTTTTCACCCGCTACGACGGCGCGGCGCAAATCGAAATCAACGACTTCGGCGCGACGCCCGGCGTGGTCGCGTTGCGGCTCGCCGAAGCCGTCGAAGCCGCCGAACTGGGAGACGACGCATGA
- a CDS encoding ABC transporter substrate-binding protein, which yields MANTRRAACRALGALALCAGFGALTLTTPGAYAQDKQITLGFAQVGAESAWRTANTESVKSAAADAKIKLKFSDAQQKQENQIKAIRSYIAQKVDVIAFSPVVESGWEPVLREAKAAKIPVILTDRNIDTKDPSLYVTMIGSDFLEEGRRGGHWLADHYKNDQGPINIAELQGTVGSAPANDRHSGLLEVIKNDPKFKIIASQSGDFTLAGGKQVMEAFIKTYGNKINVVYAHNDDMALGAIQAMEEAGMHPGKDVVVVSFDATKGGFQAMAAGKMNVDVECSPLLGPQLMSAVKDVVAGKPLPKRILTEETVFPMSVAAQTLPTRKY from the coding sequence ATGGCGAATACACGACGCGCCGCATGTCGTGCGTTGGGCGCGCTCGCACTCTGCGCGGGCTTCGGTGCGCTGACGCTGACCACGCCGGGCGCCTACGCGCAGGACAAACAGATCACACTGGGTTTTGCGCAGGTCGGTGCGGAAAGCGCATGGCGAACCGCCAACACTGAGTCGGTTAAGTCCGCGGCGGCCGACGCGAAGATCAAGCTCAAATTCTCCGACGCCCAACAGAAGCAGGAAAACCAGATCAAGGCGATCCGCTCCTACATCGCGCAAAAAGTTGACGTGATCGCGTTTTCTCCGGTTGTCGAGTCAGGCTGGGAACCGGTGCTGCGCGAGGCTAAAGCCGCGAAGATTCCGGTGATTCTCACCGACCGCAACATCGATACGAAAGACCCCTCGCTCTACGTGACGATGATCGGCTCGGACTTTTTGGAAGAAGGTCGGCGCGGTGGTCATTGGCTCGCAGATCACTACAAAAATGACCAAGGCCCGATCAACATCGCTGAACTTCAGGGGACGGTCGGATCGGCGCCTGCCAATGACCGACACTCCGGTCTTCTCGAAGTGATCAAGAACGATCCCAAATTCAAGATCATCGCATCGCAAAGCGGCGACTTCACTTTGGCCGGCGGCAAGCAGGTCATGGAAGCGTTTATAAAGACATATGGAAATAAAATAAATGTGGTTTATGCGCATAACGACGATATGGCGCTCGGCGCCATCCAGGCGATGGAAGAGGCCGGCATGCATCCGGGCAAGGACGTCGTCGTCGTTTCGTTCGATGCGACCAAGGGCGGCTTCCAGGCCATGGCCGCGGGCAAGATGAACGTCGACGTGGAGTGCAGTCCGCTGCTGGGGCCGCAATTGATGTCGGCGGTGAAGGACGTCGTGGCCGGCAAGCCGTTGCCCAAGCGTATCCTGACGGAAGAAACGGTCTTCCCGATGAGCGTCGCTGCGCAGACACTGCCGACGCGCAAGTACTGA
- the yjfF gene encoding galactofuranose ABC transporter, permease protein YjfF: MRRILEAWAHIVDPRTLPIAVTILLFCALFGFGSVMYTGFFSWQVLLDLLVDNAFLLIVAIGMTFVIVSGGIDLSVGSVVALTTIVEAVLSEHLHWPVWVILPIVLLMGTVFGAVQGALIHFFRLQAFIVTLAGMFFARGLCFLITTQSITITDPTFQKISAFRLDIGVGSVTANVLIAFVTLLAAIYVAHFTRFGRNVYAIGGNARSALLMGLPVARTRIGVYALSGFCSALGGAVFTFYVLSGYGLQGQGMELDAIAATVIGGTLLTGGVGYVIGSLFGVGILGTIQALITFDGTLSSWWTRIVIGALLCAFCLLQRLIERHAKSVGRPGGTGAVVTAGRKRGRADGSAASDSHVIGRAPEQA, encoded by the coding sequence ATGAGACGCATCCTCGAAGCCTGGGCTCATATCGTCGATCCGCGCACGCTGCCGATCGCCGTCACGATCCTGCTGTTCTGCGCGCTGTTCGGATTCGGCTCGGTGATGTACACCGGTTTCTTCTCGTGGCAAGTGCTCCTCGATCTGCTGGTCGACAACGCATTCCTGCTGATCGTGGCGATCGGCATGACGTTCGTGATCGTGTCCGGCGGCATCGATCTGTCGGTGGGTTCGGTCGTCGCGCTGACGACCATCGTCGAGGCGGTGCTGTCCGAACACCTGCATTGGCCCGTCTGGGTGATCCTGCCGATCGTGCTGCTGATGGGCACGGTGTTCGGCGCGGTGCAGGGCGCGTTGATTCACTTCTTCCGTTTGCAGGCTTTTATCGTCACGCTGGCCGGCATGTTCTTCGCACGCGGCTTGTGCTTTCTGATCACGACACAGTCGATCACCATCACCGATCCGACGTTCCAGAAGATCTCGGCGTTTCGTCTCGACATCGGCGTCGGCTCCGTCACCGCGAATGTGCTGATCGCGTTCGTCACGCTGCTGGCGGCAATCTATGTGGCGCATTTCACGCGCTTCGGCCGCAACGTCTACGCGATCGGCGGCAACGCGCGCTCAGCGTTGCTGATGGGCTTGCCGGTCGCGCGCACACGCATTGGCGTGTATGCGTTGAGCGGCTTCTGTTCGGCGCTCGGCGGCGCGGTCTTCACGTTCTATGTGCTGTCGGGCTACGGCTTGCAAGGGCAAGGCATGGAGCTCGACGCGATCGCGGCAACCGTAATCGGTGGCACGCTGCTGACAGGCGGCGTCGGTTATGTGATCGGCTCGCTGTTCGGCGTCGGCATTCTCGGCACGATCCAGGCGCTGATCACTTTCGACGGCACGCTCAGTTCGTGGTGGACGCGTATCGTGATCGGCGCATTGCTTTGCGCGTTCTGCCTGTTGCAACGGCTGATCGAGCGTCATGCTAAATCAGTGGGGCGTCCAGGCGGCACTGGCGCGGTCGTGACCGCGGGACGCAAACGCGGGCGCGCGGATGGATCGGCGGCGTCGGATTCGCATGTGATCGGACGCGCGCCGGAGCAGGCTTGA
- the mdcH gene encoding malonate decarboxylase subunit epsilon — MLALLFPGQGAQTGGFLHRLPEHHAVRDTLAEASQVLGVDVLTLDTPDALRSTIAVQIGLTVAGVALTRALAAERFVPEISAGLSVGAYPAAVSCGAIHFEDALKMVRRRAELMETAYPSGYGLAAISGLTEYQVETLAARHADETQQHVYIGNVNAPRQIVIAGANDALDAFIKRALAAGARRATRLAVSVPSHCELLAQATDELVAYAKDVPFHAPQSIYVGNRGGRPLYTADAIRNDLATNIRYTVRWFDALTVMQEMGAHVLLEAPPGQVLTDIAREYFPETAALAVSTFSFDRLVATARRRLVTN, encoded by the coding sequence ATGCTCGCCCTGCTTTTCCCCGGCCAGGGCGCGCAGACCGGCGGGTTCCTGCATCGTCTGCCTGAGCATCATGCGGTGCGCGACACGCTCGCGGAGGCGTCGCAGGTGCTCGGCGTCGATGTGCTCACGCTGGACACACCGGACGCATTGCGCTCGACCATCGCCGTGCAGATCGGCTTGACGGTTGCTGGCGTGGCGCTCACGCGCGCGCTGGCCGCCGAACGGTTCGTGCCGGAGATCAGCGCGGGCTTATCGGTCGGCGCGTACCCGGCGGCGGTGAGCTGCGGCGCGATTCACTTCGAAGACGCGCTGAAAATGGTTCGCCGCCGCGCCGAATTGATGGAGACCGCCTACCCATCCGGCTACGGTCTCGCAGCGATATCCGGCTTGACTGAGTATCAAGTGGAAACACTCGCCGCGCGGCACGCGGATGAAACACAGCAGCATGTCTATATCGGCAATGTGAACGCGCCGCGCCAGATTGTCATAGCGGGCGCGAACGATGCACTGGACGCCTTCATCAAACGCGCGCTGGCCGCGGGCGCGCGCCGGGCCACTCGCCTCGCGGTGAGCGTGCCGTCGCATTGCGAATTGCTCGCGCAAGCCACGGACGAACTGGTCGCCTACGCGAAGGACGTGCCCTTTCATGCGCCGCAAAGCATCTATGTCGGCAATCGCGGCGGCCGTCCGTTGTATACGGCGGACGCGATCCGCAACGACCTCGCGACCAATATCCGCTACACGGTGCGCTGGTTCGACGCGCTCACGGTCATGCAGGAAATGGGCGCGCACGTGCTGCTCGAAGCGCCGCCGGGCCAGGTCTTGACCGACATCGCGCGCGAATACTTTCCGGAGACCGCCGCGCTCGCTGTCAGCACCTTCTCGTTCGACCGCCTCGTGGCCACCGCGCGACGGCGACTCGTCACGAACTGA
- a CDS encoding ABC transporter permease has product MKLSNWFVRDGAERPLIWPCVTLVLLCGLNLWVNPHFLSLRMLDGHLFGAPIDVLNRAAPLVLVATGMTLVIATRGIDISVGAVVAIAGAAAATILATQPAPSGGLIAQALVAALIVGVLSGMWNGLLVSFVGMQPIIATLILMVAGRGIAQLLTAGQIIPIGAPGYLFVGGGYWLGVPCSVWIATVAVLATAALVEGTALGLFIRAIGVNPVATRLVGLRSKALVFAVYGFSGLTAAMAGILISSNVRSADGNNAGLLLELDAILAVTLGGTSLLGGRFSLAGTVLGALIIQTLTYTTYSIGVPPEATLVVKAAVVLAVSVIQSPAARALGISLVMQRRVAR; this is encoded by the coding sequence ATGAAGCTATCGAACTGGTTCGTGCGCGACGGCGCCGAGCGGCCGTTGATCTGGCCGTGCGTCACGTTGGTGCTGTTGTGCGGGCTGAACCTGTGGGTCAATCCGCATTTCCTGTCGCTGCGCATGCTCGACGGCCATCTGTTCGGCGCGCCGATCGATGTGCTGAATCGCGCCGCGCCGCTCGTGCTCGTCGCCACCGGCATGACACTGGTGATCGCGACGCGTGGCATCGACATTTCGGTCGGTGCGGTGGTGGCGATCGCGGGCGCCGCCGCGGCCACGATACTGGCGACCCAGCCGGCGCCGAGTGGCGGACTGATCGCGCAGGCGCTGGTGGCGGCGTTGATCGTCGGCGTGCTGAGCGGCATGTGGAACGGCTTGCTGGTGTCCTTCGTCGGCATGCAGCCGATCATCGCGACGTTGATCCTGATGGTCGCCGGGCGCGGCATCGCGCAATTGCTGACGGCGGGGCAGATCATTCCGATCGGCGCGCCCGGCTATCTGTTCGTGGGCGGCGGTTACTGGCTCGGCGTGCCATGTTCGGTATGGATCGCCACGGTGGCGGTGCTTGCCACTGCCGCGCTCGTCGAAGGCACGGCGCTCGGGCTGTTCATCCGCGCGATCGGCGTCAATCCGGTCGCCACGCGTCTGGTCGGCTTGCGCTCCAAGGCGCTCGTCTTCGCGGTGTACGGCTTCTCGGGACTGACCGCGGCGATGGCGGGCATTCTCATCAGCTCGAATGTGCGCAGCGCCGACGGCAACAATGCCGGCCTGCTGCTCGAACTCGACGCGATCCTCGCGGTGACGCTCGGCGGCACGTCGCTGCTCGGCGGCCGCTTCAGTCTCGCGGGAACGGTGTTGGGCGCGCTGATCATTCAGACGCTGACCTACACCACGTATTCGATCGGCGTGCCGCCGGAAGCCACGCTCGTCGTCAAGGCGGCCGTGGTGCTCGCGGTGAGCGTGATCCAGTCGCCGGCGGCGCGCGCGCTAGGTATATCGCTTGTCATGCAACGGAGGGTGGCGCGATGA